One part of the Eublepharis macularius isolate TG4126 chromosome 16, MPM_Emac_v1.0, whole genome shotgun sequence genome encodes these proteins:
- the LOC129344327 gene encoding cytochrome c oxidase subunit 4 isoform 1, mitochondrial, protein MLASRACSLIGKRAISTSICMRAHGHGVAKTEDFTLPSYIDSRNTPLPPVEYARNLSSEQMALKEKEKASWAALSIDEKVALYRIKFHESFAEMNKGSNEWKTVIGGALLFIGFTAFIVIWQRKYVYGPVPHTFSEDWIAMQTKRMLDMRVNPIQGFSAKWDYDKNEWKK, encoded by the exons ATGTTGGCTTCTAGGGCATGTAGCCTTATTGGCAAGCGGGCCATTTCTACTTCAATCTGCATGAGGGCTCATGGGCATG GTGTTGCAAAAACGGAGGATTTCACTTTGCCGTCTTACATTGACAGTCGAAATACTCCTCTGCCTCCAGTAGAATATGCAAGAAATCTCTCTTCTGAGCAGATGGCCTTGAAGGAAAAAGAGAAGGCCTCCTGGGCTGCCCTTTCGATTGATGAGAAGGTAGCAT TGTACCGCATCAAGTTCCACGAGAGCTTTGCCGAAATGAACAAGGGATCAAACGAATGGAAGACCGTTATTGGTGGTGCACTCCTCTTCATCGGCTTCACCGCCTTCATTGTAATTTGGCAAAGGAAGTACG TTTATGGGCCGGTACCCCACACTTTTTCGGAAGATTGGATTGCTATGCAGACCAAAAGAATGCTGGATATGAGAGTGAACCCGATCCAAGGCTTCTCTGCTAAATGGGATTACGACAAGAATGAGtggaagaaataa